The following coding sequences are from one bacterium SCSIO 12741 window:
- a CDS encoding peptidoglycan synthetase, which produces MRIHFIAIGGSAMHNLALALHELGHHVTGSDDEIFEPSRGRLEKVGLLPQEYGWFPEKISNDLDAIILGMHARPDNPELLKAQELGLSIHSYPEYLYKESLDKTRIVIGGSHGKTSITSMILHVLEEQGMDTDYMVGAQLKGFERMVKITREAPYMLLEGDEYLSSPIDRRPKFHWYKPQVALLSGIAWDHINVFPTFENYVEQFSIFAESVDPDGSLIYYQGDPELKKIAESGKGPKNYIPYDTPSHVIRNNVTYLIHNEQEYPLQVFGEHNLQNLRGAWLVLGQMGLDDETILKSFGTFEGAAKRLEKVLENETSVVFKDFAHSPSKLKATTSAVKKQFEQRELIACMELHTFSSLNQEFLAQYEGAMNTADQAFVYYSPKTLEHKKLPPISPEQVKKAFAREDLQVYTDSKKLVEQLKSLNWQNRNLLLMSSGNFDGIQFDELAGELLG; this is translated from the coding sequence ATGCGCATTCATTTCATTGCGATCGGCGGAAGCGCCATGCACAACCTGGCACTTGCCCTTCACGAATTGGGTCATCACGTTACCGGATCGGACGACGAAATCTTTGAACCCTCAAGAGGTCGGTTGGAAAAAGTGGGCCTTCTTCCCCAGGAATACGGCTGGTTTCCGGAAAAAATATCAAATGATTTGGATGCCATAATCCTGGGAATGCACGCCCGGCCAGACAATCCTGAATTGCTCAAAGCACAGGAACTCGGTCTAAGCATTCACTCCTATCCGGAGTACTTGTACAAGGAATCGCTGGACAAAACAAGGATCGTAATTGGCGGCTCGCACGGAAAAACCTCAATTACGTCCATGATCCTTCACGTGTTGGAAGAACAAGGAATGGATACCGATTATATGGTAGGTGCTCAATTAAAGGGATTTGAGCGGATGGTTAAAATTACCCGTGAAGCACCCTACATGCTGTTGGAAGGAGACGAATACTTATCCTCGCCGATCGATAGACGTCCGAAGTTTCACTGGTACAAACCTCAGGTCGCTTTGCTCAGTGGAATTGCCTGGGACCACATCAACGTATTTCCCACTTTTGAGAACTACGTTGAGCAATTTTCCATTTTCGCCGAATCGGTGGATCCGGATGGGTCTTTGATCTATTACCAAGGCGATCCTGAATTGAAGAAGATTGCAGAATCTGGTAAGGGCCCAAAGAATTACATTCCTTACGACACTCCATCTCACGTGATTCGTAACAATGTAACTTACCTAATTCACAATGAACAAGAATATCCTCTGCAAGTATTTGGAGAACATAACCTTCAAAATTTGAGAGGAGCCTGGTTGGTATTGGGACAAATGGGGTTGGATGATGAAACCATTCTAAAATCCTTCGGCACATTTGAAGGCGCAGCTAAGCGTTTGGAAAAAGTGCTGGAGAACGAAACTTCCGTGGTATTTAAAGACTTTGCCCACTCCCCTTCTAAGTTAAAAGCGACCACATCGGCCGTTAAAAAACAATTTGAGCAAAGAGAACTGATCGCCTGTATGGAGCTGCATACATTTAGCTCGCTCAACCAGGAGTTTTTAGCGCAATACGAAGGAGCTATGAACACCGCCGATCAAGCTTTCGTATACTACAGCCCCAAAACTTTGGAGCACAAAAAACTCCCTCCCATTTCCCCGGAACAAGTCAAGAAAGCCTTCGCCCGTGAGGACTTACAGGTATACACGGATTCTAAAAAACTGGTTGAACAACTCAAGAGCTTAAACTGGCAGAATCGTAATCTGCTCTTAATGAGTTCAGGGAATTTTGAC
- a CDS encoding rhomboid family intramembrane serine protease: MIKEEVIYGNNGFSLFAFPFFFVALLWVAFAFDMLVPFEMANLGVYPRSFAGLLGIFTMPFVHGSLNHLMSNSAPLIVLGGLVYYFYRPIFYRIYFFGIVSTGIMVWLFARPSFHIGASGLVYALASFLFFSGMFRKSYRLMAISLLVVFLYGSLIWGIFPFKPGISWEGHLFGGISGLGIAIFYRKFQVVRKRKYSWEVIDEDLEIEHYESRYGEKYWEDKPNPAPPQIPVIRYFFKKKEED; encoded by the coding sequence ATGATTAAAGAAGAAGTTATATACGGGAATAACGGCTTTTCGCTTTTCGCCTTTCCCTTCTTTTTTGTGGCCCTGTTGTGGGTTGCTTTTGCCTTTGATATGCTCGTCCCGTTTGAAATGGCCAACCTGGGTGTTTATCCCAGAAGTTTTGCGGGATTGTTGGGGATTTTTACCATGCCATTTGTACATGGATCGCTCAATCACTTAATGAGCAACTCGGCACCGTTGATTGTTTTAGGCGGGCTGGTCTATTATTTCTACCGACCTATTTTTTATCGAATTTACTTTTTTGGAATCGTGTCCACAGGAATCATGGTTTGGCTATTTGCCCGGCCTTCATTCCATATCGGGGCCAGTGGTTTGGTTTATGCCTTAGCCTCATTCCTTTTCTTCAGCGGAATGTTTCGAAAGTCCTATCGACTGATGGCTATATCCCTGTTGGTTGTGTTTCTGTATGGAAGTTTGATCTGGGGTATTTTCCCTTTTAAACCCGGGATATCCTGGGAAGGACACTTGTTTGGTGGAATTTCTGGATTGGGAATTGCTATTTTCTACCGCAAGTTTCAGGTAGTGCGTAAACGTAAATACTCTTGGGAAGTGATCGATGAAGACCTCGAAATTGAGCATTACGAGTCTCGCTATGGGGAAAAATATTGGGAAGATAAACCCAATCCGGCACCGCCTCAAATTCCAGTTATCCGGTACTTTTTCAAGAAAAAAGAAGAAGATTAG
- a CDS encoding flavodoxin: MSKIGLFFGSDTGCTEAVARMIRERLGGTEQVDLFDVYDIEGPEILEYDQLIFGLSTWHDGQLQSAWDDFYNRFAELDLQGKTIALFGLGDQFGYSTYFCDGIGIIGKMAEKNGAKIIGQWPTEGYEHDASKAQIDDDTFIGLCLDEDNQDDLTEERVDQWSEQIKSEFGRN, from the coding sequence ATGAGTAAAATTGGATTGTTTTTTGGATCAGATACAGGATGTACCGAGGCGGTGGCCAGAATGATCCGCGAACGGCTGGGTGGAACTGAACAGGTGGATCTCTTTGATGTTTATGACATTGAAGGTCCGGAGATTTTGGAGTATGATCAACTCATCTTTGGACTATCTACCTGGCACGATGGTCAGTTGCAAAGCGCTTGGGATGATTTTTACAACCGTTTTGCGGAATTGGATCTCCAAGGAAAAACCATTGCTCTTTTTGGCTTGGGCGATCAGTTTGGCTACAGCACCTATTTCTGTGATGGCATTGGCATCATTGGAAAAATGGCAGAGAAAAATGGAGCAAAAATCATTGGGCAGTGGCCTACGGAAGGCTACGAACATGATGCTTCAAAAGCTCAAATTGACGATGATACCTTTATCGGACTTTGCCTGGATGAAGACAACCAGGATGACCTTACCGAGGAGCGCGTCGATCAATGGTCGGAGCAAATTAAATCGGAGTTCGGAAGGAACTAA
- the rplS gene encoding 50S ribosomal protein L19 — MDQIIREVEEMAAVGKQLPEFKAGDTITVDYKIREGNKERVQQFRGVVIQRRGGGSTETFTVRKVSSGMGVERIFPVSSPFIESITVNKVGVVRRARIFYLRDRKGKSARIKEKRI; from the coding sequence ATGGATCAAATTATTAGAGAGGTTGAGGAAATGGCTGCGGTAGGCAAACAATTGCCTGAATTCAAAGCCGGAGATACCATCACTGTGGATTACAAAATCCGTGAGGGTAATAAAGAAAGGGTTCAGCAGTTTCGTGGTGTTGTGATCCAGCGCAGAGGCGGTGGTTCTACCGAGACATTCACTGTACGCAAAGTTTCCAGTGGAATGGGAGTGGAAAGAATTTTTCCAGTATCCTCTCCATTCATTGAGAGCATTACAGTAAACAAAGTAGGTGTTGTACGTCGCGCACGTATCTTCTACCTAAGAGACCGTAAAGGAAAATCTGCACGGATTAAAGAGAAAAGAATTTAA
- the trmD gene encoding tRNA (guanosine(37)-N1)-methyltransferase TrmD encodes MHIDIISVVPDLLTGPLGQSIVQRAQAKNLVTIQVHDLREFGKGNYQQVDDYQFGGGAGMVLMPEPLGELIDKLQAERDYDEVIFLTPDGELYEQARANSLSIRENLLLICGHYKGIDERIREKYVTLEISIGSYVLTGGELAAAVLVDSVVRLLPGVLGDETSALTDSFQDELLSPPVYTRPREWKGMQVPEILTSGNLKAIDNWRMEQALERTRQRRPDLLDEK; translated from the coding sequence ATGCACATTGATATTATATCAGTGGTACCCGACTTGTTGACTGGGCCACTTGGACAATCTATTGTTCAACGCGCTCAGGCCAAAAATCTGGTTACTATTCAAGTTCACGATTTACGGGAATTTGGAAAGGGAAACTACCAACAGGTCGATGATTACCAATTTGGCGGAGGAGCTGGTATGGTTCTCATGCCCGAGCCCTTGGGTGAACTTATCGATAAGTTACAGGCGGAACGGGACTACGACGAGGTTATTTTTCTCACCCCCGATGGAGAGCTATACGAACAAGCACGGGCCAATAGCCTGAGCATTCGGGAAAATCTCCTTCTTATTTGTGGGCATTACAAGGGAATCGACGAACGGATTCGTGAAAAATATGTGACCCTGGAAATTTCTATTGGCAGCTATGTACTTACTGGAGGTGAATTGGCGGCCGCTGTCTTGGTAGACAGTGTGGTTCGTTTGCTACCCGGGGTATTGGGTGATGAAACCTCTGCGCTCACGGATTCCTTTCAGGATGAATTGCTCTCTCCCCCAGTCTATACCCGCCCTCGCGAATGGAAAGGAATGCAGGTTCCTGAAATTCTGACTTCCGGTAATTTGAAGGCCATCGACAATTGGAGAATGGAACAGGCTCTGGAGCGAACCCGTCAACGCCGTCCGGATCTGTTGGATGAAAAATAA
- a CDS encoding CoA transferase — protein MLKDLKIVELASVLAGPAVGMFFAEMGCTVTKVESRKAGDITRRWKLPTESSEAPISAYYSSVNWNKEVLRLDYLNAEDFETLRSYLQEADVVITNFKHGDGEKFGLTYAHLIEINPKLIVGEINGFGPDSPRAAFDVVLQAETGFISMSGHPDGDPVKMPVALIDVLAAHQLKEGLLVALLNQKRPQRVTVSLYEAALASLVNQATNFLMEEHVPQPMGTLHPNIAPYGDLFYSSDNLPLVLAVGNNKQFESLLKVLSIEPLPSLASNELRVKNRAELQAVLQEKIGTWKREDFFKSCLKHSIPMGRVLNLKEVFEQPEAQSLVLEENREGVKTRRVKTTVFNSEF, from the coding sequence ATGCTAAAAGATTTGAAAATAGTAGAACTGGCCAGTGTACTTGCCGGTCCTGCTGTAGGTATGTTCTTTGCCGAAATGGGCTGCACCGTGACCAAAGTGGAAAGCCGCAAGGCCGGAGACATCACTCGTCGGTGGAAGTTGCCTACTGAATCCAGCGAGGCGCCTATATCGGCGTATTATTCCTCGGTAAATTGGAACAAAGAGGTTTTGCGTCTGGACTACCTCAACGCTGAGGACTTCGAAACTCTTCGATCCTACCTTCAGGAAGCCGATGTGGTCATTACCAATTTCAAACATGGGGATGGAGAAAAATTTGGGCTCACCTATGCCCATCTTATTGAGATCAACCCCAAATTGATTGTTGGAGAAATTAATGGATTTGGTCCTGATTCGCCCCGAGCAGCCTTTGATGTAGTGCTGCAGGCAGAAACCGGATTTATATCCATGAGCGGACATCCCGATGGAGATCCTGTAAAAATGCCGGTGGCTCTTATAGATGTCTTAGCCGCCCATCAATTGAAGGAAGGGTTGTTGGTAGCCCTGCTTAATCAAAAACGCCCTCAACGGGTAACGGTATCTCTTTATGAAGCAGCACTGGCCTCTTTGGTCAATCAAGCCACCAACTTCTTGATGGAAGAGCATGTTCCTCAACCAATGGGTACACTCCATCCGAATATTGCTCCTTATGGAGACTTGTTCTATTCTTCTGATAATTTGCCCTTGGTTTTAGCCGTGGGAAACAACAAGCAATTTGAATCACTCCTTAAAGTTCTGTCGATCGAGCCCCTTCCCTCTTTGGCTAGCAACGAACTCCGGGTTAAAAACAGAGCCGAGTTGCAAGCAGTCCTTCAAGAAAAAATTGGAACCTGGAAGCGGGAAGACTTTTTCAAATCCTGCCTAAAACATTCCATCCCCATGGGAAGAGTGTTGAACCTAAAAGAAGTATTTGAACAACCCGAAGCCCAAAGCCTGGTTCTTGAAGAAAATCGAGAAGGGGTAAAAACCAGAAGGGTGAAAACGACGGTTTTTAATTCTGAATTCTGA
- a CDS encoding glycosyltransferase: MRIAYLSTFYPFRGGIAQFNASLYRAFEKEHEVKAFTFSRQYPDFLFPGKTQYVTDDDLADPIDSVEVLDSINPFSYLSTAKKIRQFNPDLLIMKYWMSFFGPSLGTVAGRMAPHTKVITILDNVIPHESRIIDKPFTNYFLKRNTGFIAMSGSVQDDLYSMAGNDAKCLRMDHPIYDHFGPREDTLASRQKLKLDPDKKTLLFFGFIRDYKGLDLLIEAFDQLDESYQLIIAGESYSSFDKYQQLIDTNRNKERIHLFNDYISDREIPAFFSAADVCILPYKSATQSGITYICYHFNLPILATDVGGLKDTIYDNKTGHIIKEPSAESLVGGIREFYERNPRIDYQQHIQDLKDEKSWKRFGEAIVDFSKTL; encoded by the coding sequence ATGAGGATAGCCTACCTCTCTACCTTTTACCCTTTTCGCGGGGGAATTGCTCAATTTAACGCCTCACTCTACCGGGCTTTTGAAAAAGAACATGAGGTAAAAGCCTTTACGTTTTCCAGGCAGTACCCAGATTTTCTATTTCCTGGAAAAACCCAATACGTAACGGATGACGATCTTGCTGACCCCATCGATAGTGTTGAAGTATTAGACAGTATTAACCCCTTTAGTTACCTAAGTACCGCCAAAAAGATTCGACAATTCAATCCGGATTTGTTGATCATGAAATATTGGATGTCTTTTTTCGGCCCTTCTCTTGGAACGGTTGCAGGAAGAATGGCTCCACACACCAAGGTGATTACCATTTTGGACAATGTGATTCCACACGAATCGCGCATCATTGATAAACCGTTTACCAACTACTTCCTCAAAAGAAATACCGGTTTTATTGCCATGAGTGGATCAGTTCAGGACGATTTGTATTCCATGGCCGGAAACGACGCCAAGTGCCTACGAATGGACCACCCGATATATGATCACTTTGGCCCTCGTGAGGATACCTTGGCAAGCCGCCAAAAACTGAAACTTGACCCAGACAAGAAAACGCTTTTGTTCTTTGGATTTATCCGCGACTACAAAGGCCTGGACTTATTGATTGAAGCCTTCGATCAGTTGGATGAGAGTTACCAGTTGATTATTGCGGGTGAAAGCTATTCCAGCTTCGACAAGTATCAACAGTTGATTGATACCAACCGAAACAAGGAGCGAATCCACCTCTTTAATGATTACATCAGTGATCGGGAGATTCCAGCCTTCTTTAGTGCCGCTGATGTGTGCATTCTTCCTTATAAGTCGGCTACGCAGAGTGGGATTACTTATATCTGCTATCACTTTAACCTACCCATTTTGGCTACCGATGTGGGTGGATTGAAAGACACTATCTACGACAACAAGACCGGGCATATTATCAAAGAGCCTTCGGCCGAATCGTTGGTGGGTGGCATTCGTGAGTTTTATGAACGAAACCCAAGAATCGATTACCAGCAACACATTCAAGACCTGAAGGACGAAAAGTCCTGGAAGCGCTTCGGAGAAGCCATCGTTGATTTCAGCAAAACGCTTTAA
- a CDS encoding glycosyltransferase family 9 protein, whose amino-acid sequence MKLSDIHYDCKHFQGHIPCKPNKIEPVACPDCSHYSPISKRILIIKLGAIGDVIRTTPLLTRYRAEYPNCHITWLTLSPAVLPKEQIDRIYKPDALSLFILQNETFDIALNLDKDKEACMLLKQVDAKEKYGFTWENGHIDAATDKAEHKLLTGFFDHLSIKNTKNYLEEIFEICHFDFRNEDYLINIDKALVAKWKQIFQTENTEGKPIIGLNTGCGARWQTRLWPEQYWVDFIKRLQNAGYFPVLLGGEQEDHQNRIYHQETGAYYPGHFSLAEFIALSDSCDIIVTQVSMMMHIAIALKKELLLFNNIFNKYEFELYGRGMIVEPVSGCDCYYGNTCSRERRCMHDLSVDTVFDAAEALKEKTL is encoded by the coding sequence ATGAAACTAAGCGACATCCATTACGATTGTAAACATTTTCAAGGGCATATCCCCTGTAAACCAAACAAGATTGAGCCTGTTGCTTGTCCTGATTGTTCTCACTATTCTCCGATCAGCAAGCGCATTCTGATTATTAAGTTGGGTGCTATTGGAGATGTTATTCGCACCACGCCTCTTTTAACTCGATACCGGGCCGAATACCCAAACTGTCACATTACCTGGTTGACTTTAAGCCCAGCAGTTTTGCCTAAGGAACAAATCGATCGGATTTACAAGCCCGATGCTTTGTCCCTTTTCATTTTGCAGAATGAGACTTTCGACATTGCCCTAAACCTGGACAAAGACAAAGAGGCCTGTATGCTTCTCAAGCAAGTAGATGCGAAAGAGAAATACGGCTTTACTTGGGAAAATGGTCACATAGATGCGGCAACGGATAAAGCCGAGCACAAGTTGCTCACTGGATTTTTTGATCACCTATCCATCAAGAACACGAAGAATTACCTGGAAGAGATTTTTGAAATCTGTCACTTTGATTTTAGAAATGAGGACTACTTGATCAACATTGATAAAGCCCTTGTGGCCAAGTGGAAACAAATCTTCCAAACTGAAAATACTGAGGGCAAGCCCATCATCGGATTAAATACCGGATGTGGAGCTCGCTGGCAAACAAGACTATGGCCCGAACAATATTGGGTTGATTTTATAAAAAGGCTGCAAAATGCCGGATACTTTCCGGTATTGCTTGGAGGTGAACAAGAAGATCACCAAAACCGGATTTACCACCAAGAAACCGGAGCCTACTACCCAGGACACTTTTCGCTGGCTGAATTTATAGCCCTATCCGATAGTTGTGACATTATCGTTACTCAAGTATCTATGATGATGCATATCGCCATTGCCTTGAAGAAGGAGTTGTTGTTGTTTAATAACATCTTCAACAAATACGAATTTGAACTTTACGGTAGAGGGATGATCGTTGAACCGGTTTCCGGCTGTGATTGCTATTATGGTAATACCTGTTCACGTGAACGACGCTGTATGCACGATTTGTCTGTGGACACCGTTTTTGATGCCGCCGAAGCGCTCAAAGAAAAAACTCTATGA